One genomic window of Clostridioides sp. ES-S-0054-01 includes the following:
- a CDS encoding PTS fructose transporter subunit IIB, which translates to MNKKLVALCACPMGLAHTFMAAEAIEQAAKALGYEAKVETQGADGVQNELTRDDILGATMVIHAVAITPEGMERFDGCEVYEVELQEAIKNAEGVIKEIEEDLGI; encoded by the coding sequence ATGAATAAAAAATTAGTCGCATTATGTGCTTGTCCAATGGGATTAGCTCACACTTTCATGGCAGCAGAAGCAATAGAGCAAGCAGCAAAGGCATTAGGTTATGAAGCAAAAGTTGAAACTCAAGGTGCAGATGGTGTACAAAATGAGTTGACAAGAGATGATATATTAGGAGCAACTATGGTAATACATGCAGTGGCAATAACACCAGAAGGTATGGAAAGATTCGATGGTTGTGAAGTTTATGAAGTTGAATTACAAGAAGCTATAAAAAATGCAGAGGGTGTTATAAAAGAAATAGAAGAAGATTTAGGAATATAA
- a CDS encoding FAD:protein FMN transferase → MNKKKITFIFVILILALILFSFFRNSSQNTKYSKTSYYLGTVNEVTVFNVKESKSDKILNECDSILRYIDNKMSTHIPGSDASKINDNAGKKFVKVSDDTFFVVKESIQYSKLSNGYFDITVGPISNLWAIGTDKAKVPSDFEIQNLLPLIDYKNILLDKKNKSIKLTKENMKIDLGAIAKGYAADKIVAYLKSEGVQKGLVNLGGNIFTLENGKNDKPFKIGIQDPTSKNGESIGNIETTNKSVVTSGIYERFIEKDGKIYHHMLNPFTGYPFENNLSSVTIISDKSINCDALSTSTFGLGLEKGMDLINSIDNVDAIFITKDKKIYLTKGIKDNFKLTNEAFSIEKLNK, encoded by the coding sequence ATGAATAAGAAAAAAATCACATTTATTTTTGTGATATTGATTTTAGCATTAATTTTATTTTCATTTTTTAGGAATTCAAGCCAGAATACTAAATATAGTAAAACTAGCTACTACCTTGGTACAGTAAATGAAGTTACTGTATTTAATGTAAAAGAATCCAAAAGTGATAAAATCTTAAATGAATGTGATTCAATTTTAAGATATATTGACAACAAAATGAGTACTCATATACCAGGAAGTGATGCTTCTAAAATAAATGATAATGCTGGTAAGAAATTTGTCAAAGTTTCAGATGATACATTTTTCGTTGTAAAAGAATCCATACAATATTCCAAATTATCAAATGGATATTTTGATATAACAGTTGGTCCAATATCAAATTTATGGGCAATTGGTACAGATAAAGCTAAAGTGCCAAGTGATTTTGAGATACAAAATCTTCTGCCTCTTATTGATTATAAAAACATTCTCTTGGATAAAAAAAATAAATCTATAAAATTAACCAAAGAAAACATGAAAATTGATTTAGGTGCCATAGCTAAAGGATATGCTGCTGATAAAATTGTAGCTTATCTAAAATCAGAAGGTGTACAAAAAGGTTTAGTAAACTTAGGAGGGAATATATTTACTTTAGAAAATGGTAAAAATGATAAACCTTTTAAAATAGGTATTCAAGACCCAACTAGTAAAAATGGTGAGTCTATAGGAAACATAGAAACAACAAATAAATCTGTTGTTACCTCTGGAATCTATGAAAGATTTATCGAAAAAGATGGAAAAATATATCATCATATGCTAAATCCATTTACTGGGTATCCTTTTGAAAACAACTTAAGTAGTGTTACGATAATCTCCGATAAATCTATTAATTGTGATGCTTTATCTACTTCTACATTTGGACTTGGACTTGAGAAAGGTATGGATTTAATTAATAGCATTGATAATGTAGATGCTATATTTATAACTAAGGATAAAAAAATATACTTAACTAAGGGTATAAAAGATAATTTTAAACTTACAAATGAAGCTTTTTCTATTGAAAAATTAAATAAATAA
- a CDS encoding aminopeptidase P family protein yields MDKLEKVREYLREYDIEGFLINSPTNKFYVGNLFSSSGYVFITKEAQYIIVDFRYFEEIKRKSSLFDVVLMDKNRTHFDIINDICREQNIRKIGFEGNEVSFDSYKSMSNKLIATLKSVDLSTLRKEKDEDEIKYIKKACEIVDATFYHIIDFIKVGMTEKQVENEIVRVIKDLGGQKESFDTIVASGIRGALPHGKASEKVIEYGDFVTFDFGAKYNNYCSDITRTICMGTINKELEEIYNIVREANEECIKVLRPGMTTGEIDKVARDIIGSYGYADNFGHNLGHGVGIMVHEYPALAPESNEILKEGMIVTIEPGIYVPSLGGVRIEDDVLITQGGCMRLTTSTKDLIVVS; encoded by the coding sequence ATGGATAAGCTAGAAAAAGTAAGAGAGTATCTTAGAGAATATGATATTGAAGGATTTCTTATCAATAGTCCTACAAATAAGTTTTATGTCGGAAATCTATTTAGTTCTTCAGGTTATGTTTTTATAACAAAGGAAGCACAATATATAATAGTAGATTTTAGATATTTTGAAGAAATTAAAAGAAAATCGAGTTTATTTGATGTAGTATTAATGGACAAAAATAGAACTCATTTCGATATAATTAATGATATTTGTAGAGAGCAGAATATAAGAAAAATAGGATTTGAAGGAAATGAAGTATCCTTTGATTCATATAAAAGTATGAGTAATAAGTTAATTGCAACCTTAAAATCAGTTGACTTATCTACTTTAAGGAAAGAAAAAGATGAAGACGAAATAAAATATATAAAAAAGGCTTGTGAAATAGTCGATGCTACATTTTATCATATAATTGATTTTATAAAAGTTGGTATGACTGAAAAGCAAGTTGAAAATGAAATTGTTAGGGTTATAAAAGATTTAGGTGGTCAAAAAGAATCTTTTGACACAATAGTTGCATCTGGGATTAGAGGAGCATTGCCTCATGGAAAAGCAAGTGAAAAAGTTATAGAGTATGGAGATTTTGTTACTTTTGATTTTGGTGCTAAGTATAATAATTATTGTTCAGATATTACTAGAACCATTTGTATGGGTACTATAAATAAAGAGTTAGAAGAAATATATAATATAGTAAGAGAAGCAAATGAAGAGTGTATAAAGGTTTTAAGACCAGGAATGACTACTGGAGAGATAGATAAAGTTGCAAGAGATATAATTGGCTCATATGGATATGCTGATAATTTTGGTCATAATCTAGGTCATGGTGTAGGCATCATGGTTCATGAATATCCTGCATTAGCTCCTGAATCAAATGAAATATTAAAAGAAGGTATGATTGTAACTATAGAGCCGGGTATATATGTTCCAAGTCTCGGAGGTGTAAGAATAGAAGATGATGTACTTATAACACAAGGTGGATGCATGAGGTTGACTACATCTACTAAGGATTTAATAGTTGTAAGTTAA
- a CDS encoding uracil-DNA glycosylase, with product MVNLGNDWDELLKEEFEKDYYLNLRKFLIEEYRTRQIFPNMHNIYEALKHTSYKDTKVLILGQDPYHGDNQAHGLAFSVQPQVKTPPSLLNMYKELKDDLGCFIPNNGYLMPWADQGVLLLNTALTVRAHEANSHKDKGWEIFTDRVISILSEREDPVIFVLWGSNARKKVELIDTSKHYILEAPHPSPLSANKGFFGCKHFSKINKILEKLGKEPIDWQIENI from the coding sequence ATGGTTAACTTAGGAAACGATTGGGATGAATTATTGAAAGAAGAATTTGAAAAAGATTACTACTTAAATTTAAGAAAATTTCTTATAGAAGAATATAGAACACGTCAAATTTTTCCAAATATGCACAATATATATGAAGCTTTAAAACACACTTCATATAAAGATACTAAAGTTTTAATACTAGGACAAGACCCCTATCATGGAGATAATCAAGCTCATGGTTTAGCTTTTTCAGTTCAACCACAAGTGAAAACTCCACCATCTCTGTTAAATATGTATAAAGAACTAAAAGATGATTTAGGGTGCTTTATACCCAACAATGGGTATTTAATGCCTTGGGCAGACCAAGGAGTGTTACTTTTAAATACTGCTCTTACTGTTAGAGCGCATGAAGCTAATTCTCATAAGGATAAAGGATGGGAAATTTTTACTGATAGAGTAATCTCTATTTTAAGTGAGCGTGAAGACCCAGTTATTTTTGTATTATGGGGAAGTAATGCACGTAAAAAAGTAGAGTTGATTGATACAAGTAAGCATTATATTTTGGAAGCACCTCATCCAAGCCCATTGTCAGCAAATAAAGGCTTTTTTGGATGTAAACACTTCTCTAAGATAAATAAAATTTTGGAAAAGTTAGGAAAAGAACCTATTGATTGGCAAATAGAAAACATATAA
- a CDS encoding MBL fold metallo-hydrolase: MRNKIFLSILIIISLLSGCDKKSLLSVHMIDVGQGDSILVQTPTNKNILIDGGDEDSENIIISYLRQKRIKTIDIIIATHPDSDHIGSLDNVIKKFNVNSVYMPEQSTDSESYQNLINSCTDKDLSIQYLYKDDVLNIDSNINIYVLSPSYIQEESNLNSIVFKLTFNDNSFLFMGDAEEQNEKEILRSFELNNINFIKIGHHGSNSSSSLEFIKKISPDIAAISCGYKNQYGHPHREVINNLKQNHVSIYRTDKIGDIVFYSDGEIIFTKHKYEIDT; encoded by the coding sequence TTGAGAAATAAAATTTTTTTATCAATACTTATTATAATATCACTTTTAAGCGGTTGTGACAAAAAATCTCTACTATCTGTACATATGATTGATGTAGGTCAAGGTGATAGTATTTTAGTACAAACACCCACAAACAAGAATATATTAATTGATGGAGGTGATGAAGATAGTGAAAACATAATTATTAGTTATCTTAGACAAAAAAGAATAAAGACTATTGACATTATAATAGCTACACATCCAGATTCAGACCATATAGGAAGCCTTGACAATGTTATAAAAAAGTTTAATGTAAATTCCGTGTATATGCCCGAACAATCAACAGATAGTGAATCTTATCAAAACCTAATAAATTCTTGTACTGATAAAGACCTATCTATTCAGTATCTCTACAAAGATGATGTTTTAAACATAGATAGCAATATAAATATATATGTATTAAGTCCATCATATATACAAGAAGAATCTAATTTAAATTCTATAGTTTTCAAATTAACTTTTAATGATAACTCTTTTTTATTTATGGGCGATGCTGAAGAACAGAATGAAAAAGAAATCTTACGCTCTTTTGAATTAAACAATATTAATTTTATAAAAATAGGTCATCATGGAAGTAATTCTTCATCATCTTTAGAATTTATAAAAAAAATTAGTCCAGATATAGCTGCAATATCATGTGGATATAAAAATCAATATGGTCATCCACACAGAGAAGTTATTAATAATCTAAAACAAAACCATGTATCAATTTATAGAACAGACAAAATAGGAGATATTGTTTTTTATAGTGATGGAGAAATTATATTCACAAAACATAAATATGAGATAGATACATAA
- a CDS encoding PTS fructose transporter subunit IIC: protein MAIKKKVINSSGASTPSSPTQSKGNGKWKEISKHIMTGISYMIPVLVMGGLIGALSQLIPYAILGLDPSVGIVDAMNSGEFTGFKLSLLNMAQLMSNFGFTLFGFAIPLFAAFCANSIGGKTALIAGFIGGYIANKPVGVPQFVDGQWTEVVPVASGFLGAILIAFIIGYFVKWLNKSIKVSHNWLAFKTTFLIPLIASLACMVLMIFIITPFGGLINESMKNFLTAAGAAGEYVYATALAAATAFDLGGPINKAAGFVALGLTTENVLPITARTIAIVVPPIGLGLTTLLDKRLVGRRVYDRQFYQAGKTSMFLSFMGISEGAIPFALERPGFVIPLNIIGSVIGAITGIVLGAIQWFPESAIWAWPLVDNLFGYVIGIAVGAIFIAVGNIFYRNKLIKDGKLVVDYID, encoded by the coding sequence ATGGCAATTAAGAAAAAGGTTATAAATAGTTCAGGTGCTTCTACTCCATCTAGTCCAACTCAATCAAAGGGAAATGGAAAATGGAAAGAAATAAGTAAACATATAATGACGGGTATATCATATATGATACCAGTTTTAGTAATGGGTGGACTTATAGGAGCTTTATCTCAATTAATACCATATGCTATATTAGGGCTTGACCCATCTGTAGGTATAGTTGATGCTATGAACTCAGGTGAATTTACAGGATTCAAGCTTAGTCTTTTAAATATGGCACAATTAATGTCAAATTTCGGATTTACTTTATTTGGATTTGCAATACCACTATTTGCAGCATTTTGTGCAAACTCTATAGGTGGAAAAACAGCCTTAATTGCAGGATTTATAGGAGGGTATATAGCCAATAAACCTGTAGGTGTACCACAATTTGTGGATGGACAATGGACTGAAGTTGTTCCAGTTGCATCAGGATTTTTAGGCGCAATATTAATAGCATTCATAATAGGATATTTTGTAAAATGGTTAAATAAATCTATAAAAGTTTCTCATAACTGGTTAGCTTTTAAAACAACATTTTTAATACCATTAATAGCATCATTAGCTTGTATGGTATTGATGATATTTATAATAACTCCATTTGGTGGATTAATTAATGAAAGTATGAAAAACTTCTTAACAGCAGCAGGAGCAGCAGGAGAATATGTATATGCAACAGCTTTAGCAGCAGCTACAGCATTTGACTTAGGAGGACCAATAAATAAAGCAGCAGGATTTGTTGCACTTGGTTTAACTACAGAGAATGTACTGCCAATAACAGCAAGAACAATAGCCATAGTTGTTCCTCCAATTGGATTAGGATTAACAACATTATTAGATAAAAGACTAGTAGGAAGAAGAGTATACGATAGACAATTCTATCAAGCAGGAAAAACTTCTATGTTCTTATCATTTATGGGTATATCTGAAGGAGCAATACCATTTGCACTTGAGAGACCAGGTTTTGTTATACCTTTAAATATAATAGGAAGTGTAATAGGAGCTATTACAGGTATAGTTCTAGGAGCAATTCAATGGTTCCCAGAGTCAGCTATATGGGCATGGCCTCTAGTAGATAACTTATTTGGATATGTAATAGGTATAGCAGTTGGTGCTATATTCATAGCAGTAGGAAATATATTCTATAGAAATAAATTAATAAAAGATGGTAAACTTGTTGTAGATTATATCGACTAG
- a CDS encoding tRNA threonylcarbamoyladenosine dehydratase: protein MENNFTTRTSFLVGDDGIEKLNNSNIIVFGVGGVGSFTVEALARAGVGNITIVDFDDVDITNINRQIPALHSTVGRYKVDVMEERILDINPNINIKKIRSLYNKDTSDEILTERYDYVVDAIDMVSSKIHLIETCEKKGLKVISSMGMGNKLDPTKIVVTDIHKTSTCPLAKVMRKELRDRGIKKLKVVYSTEQPIELKKKVMNGRKVTPGSVSFVPSVGGLVIASVIVNELLGQ, encoded by the coding sequence ATGGAAAATAACTTTACAACAAGAACTAGTTTTTTAGTTGGAGATGATGGGATAGAAAAACTTAATAATTCAAATATAATAGTATTTGGAGTTGGAGGAGTTGGTAGTTTTACTGTTGAAGCTTTAGCAAGAGCTGGAGTAGGTAATATTACTATTGTAGATTTTGATGATGTAGATATAACCAATATAAATAGACAAATACCAGCCTTACATTCAACTGTAGGAAGGTATAAAGTTGATGTTATGGAAGAAAGAATATTAGATATAAATCCTAATATCAATATAAAAAAAATAAGAAGTCTTTATAATAAAGACACTAGTGATGAAATACTTACTGAAAGATATGATTATGTTGTGGATGCAATAGACATGGTAAGTTCTAAAATACATCTAATTGAAACTTGTGAAAAAAAAGGATTAAAAGTAATAAGTTCTATGGGTATGGGAAATAAGTTAGACCCAACTAAAATAGTTGTTACGGATATACACAAAACAAGCACTTGTCCTTTAGCTAAAGTTATGAGGAAAGAACTTAGAGATAGAGGTATTAAAAAATTAAAAGTAGTATATTCTACTGAACAACCAATAGAACTTAAAAAGAAAGTAATGAATGGCAGAAAAGTAACGCCTGGTAGTGTATCATTTGTTCCCTCTGTAGGAGGGCTAGTAATCGCATCTGTAATAGTTAATGAACTATTAGGACAATAA
- a CDS encoding GNAT family N-acetyltransferase: MEIRYAKEEEIESIKEIWSYCFNDSESFMKYYFSDKYKSENTVVALDEGKIISSLQLNQYKLLLNNKVYNTSYVVGVSTLPEGRGTGYMSKVIKFTLNELYKRGQLVSILMPIDYRLYRRFGYEHCYDQIEYTINTDDLKNFKSSGRMIKSDLSQIDDLIRIDRTFLNEVNGNVLKDEHYYENLFKEIQSEDGFLYIHEGNEKDGYIVYFLHGDKIFVRELFYKNIDALKSMLKFIYNHNTQCKIATISTPIIDKIRFILDNPKDSEIKIKPFMMGRVINVKKFIEDIDIDKDINGSVNLLVEDKFIDENNGLFKISVQNKKVSVQKLYKKDTEKVQEGFDIKLDINTLTQLAFSYIDVKEALFLNDIKDVSEETIEILNCIFFKKNNYINEYI; this comes from the coding sequence ATGGAGATTAGATATGCTAAAGAAGAAGAAATAGAAAGTATAAAAGAGATTTGGAGCTATTGTTTTAACGACAGCGAGAGTTTTATGAAGTACTATTTTAGTGATAAATATAAATCTGAAAATACTGTAGTGGCTTTAGATGAAGGAAAAATTATTTCCTCTCTTCAGCTAAATCAGTATAAGTTATTACTAAATAATAAGGTATATAATACATCTTATGTCGTGGGAGTTTCTACACTTCCAGAAGGAAGAGGAACTGGGTATATGAGTAAAGTAATTAAATTTACTTTAAACGAATTGTATAAAAGAGGGCAATTAGTGTCTATATTGATGCCTATTGACTATAGACTTTATAGAAGATTTGGATATGAGCATTGTTATGACCAGATTGAATATACTATTAATACAGATGACTTAAAAAATTTTAAGTCAAGTGGAAGAATGATAAAGTCTGATTTATCACAAATTGATGATTTGATACGAATAGATAGAACTTTTTTAAATGAGGTTAATGGTAATGTGTTAAAAGATGAACATTATTATGAAAACTTATTTAAAGAGATTCAAAGTGAAGATGGATTTTTATACATTCATGAAGGAAATGAGAAGGATGGATATATAGTTTATTTTCTTCATGGAGATAAAATATTTGTTAGAGAGTTATTTTATAAAAATATAGATGCTCTTAAATCAATGCTCAAATTTATATATAATCATAATACTCAATGTAAGATAGCTACTATATCTACTCCTATAATAGATAAGATAAGATTTATATTAGACAACCCTAAGGATAGTGAGATAAAAATAAAACCTTTTATGATGGGAAGAGTTATAAATGTAAAGAAATTTATTGAAGATATAGATATTGATAAGGATATTAATGGTTCAGTTAATTTATTAGTAGAAGACAAGTTTATAGATGAAAATAATGGTCTATTTAAAATTTCTGTACAGAATAAGAAGGTATCTGTACAGAAATTATATAAAAAAGATACAGAAAAGGTTCAAGAAGGTTTTGATATTAAATTAGATATAAATACCTTAACACAGTTAGCATTTTCCTATATAGATGTAAAAGAAGCTCTTTTCTTAAACGATATAAAAGATGTTTCAGAAGAAACGATAGAAATACTTAATTGTATTTTCTTTAAAAAAAATAATTATATAAATGAATATATATAA
- a CDS encoding G5 domain-containing protein — protein sequence MNFKKLSNAKVSVMAVVLSVGILSGYSALNKQVTLVVRGEERTISTFSSNVGDLLESQNISYDANDIVTLDENSKLSNGDKIEVIDVKEKTVVETKDIPFEVTVVEDDSLLKGDSKVKEEGKSGKSELIYKETYHNGKKVEKDFVKKVVKAEPVNKVVSKGTKVEMQVASSRGESSRRMASSSSSSSSSNNGKNMRVVATAYTGHSITATGTKPKWGTIAVDPKVIPYGTKVYIPQFDMVFTAEDCGGAIKGNKIDIYMNDSKTVYNWGRKTIDIRILK from the coding sequence ATGAATTTTAAAAAATTGAGTAATGCTAAAGTCTCGGTAATGGCGGTTGTTTTATCAGTTGGAATATTATCGGGATACTCTGCACTTAATAAACAAGTAACATTAGTAGTAAGGGGAGAAGAAAGAACTATATCAACGTTCAGTTCTAATGTAGGAGACCTTTTAGAATCTCAAAACATTAGCTATGATGCAAATGATATAGTTACTTTAGATGAAAATTCAAAGTTATCTAATGGAGATAAAATAGAAGTAATTGATGTAAAGGAAAAAACAGTTGTAGAAACTAAAGACATTCCATTTGAAGTTACAGTTGTTGAAGATGATTCTTTATTAAAGGGAGATTCTAAAGTTAAAGAAGAAGGAAAGTCTGGTAAAAGTGAATTAATATATAAAGAAACTTATCACAATGGAAAGAAAGTAGAAAAGGACTTTGTGAAAAAGGTTGTTAAAGCTGAGCCAGTAAATAAGGTTGTAAGCAAAGGGACAAAGGTAGAAATGCAAGTAGCCTCATCAAGGGGAGAAAGCTCAAGAAGAATGGCTTCATCATCATCTAGTAGCAGTAGTAGCAACAATGGTAAAAATATGAGAGTGGTAGCAACTGCATATACTGGTCATAGTATAACTGCAACAGGAACAAAACCTAAGTGGGGAACAATAGCTGTAGACCCTAAGGTTATACCATATGGAACTAAAGTTTATATACCTCAATTTGATATGGTGTTTACTGCAGAAGACTGTGGTGGAGCAATAAAAGGAAATAAAATTGATATATATATGAATGATTCAAAAACAGTTTATAACTGGGGAAGAAAAACTATAGATATACGTATATTAAAATAG
- a CDS encoding NusG domain II-containing protein, with protein sequence MKKKDILLILGILVVITACYGIINVINSKNAGNIEIYVDNKLYKTVSINAKEEFKIENRGGYNIVKIHDKGVEIVDASCPDKVCVHTGFINKPSQSIVCIPNRVSIKINTNEKNDNQEDIISK encoded by the coding sequence ATGAAGAAAAAAGACATTCTTCTTATTTTAGGCATTTTGGTTGTTATTACAGCATGTTATGGGATAATAAATGTTATAAATTCTAAAAATGCTGGAAATATTGAGATTTATGTAGATAATAAATTGTATAAAACTGTTTCAATAAATGCCAAAGAAGAATTTAAAATAGAGAATAGAGGGGGGTATAACATAGTAAAGATTCATGATAAAGGGGTTGAGATAGTAGATGCTTCATGTCCTGACAAGGTCTGTGTACACACTGGGTTTATAAATAAGCCAAGTCAAAGTATAGTTTGTATACCTAATAGAGTGAGCATAAAAATAAATACAAATGAAAAGAATGATAATCAAGAAGATATAATTTCTAAATAA
- a CDS encoding PatB family C-S lyase: MYNFDDRPDRVSEKCRKWDLNIIRDKFGNIREDFVPMWIADMDFKIPTEIENKFIEVVKRGVFGYTYCYDEFYDSVIEWQKNMHEVNVEKEWITLTYGTVSTLHYVVQAFCKKGDSIILNTPVYDPFESSAKKQGVNVVCNTLDVINDRYYINFDKLEIQIKENQPKLMMFCTPHNPSGRIWTIEEMTRVATICKENNVILVADEVHAEHIHYGKFNSILKIEKELLENVILLTSPNKGFNLGGLKTSYSIVINKGIRDRFRNKLKQNSITSPNVFGIIGLITAYNECREWLSGVNEYIKSNYELLETWVNKYNKIKLMKMESSYLAWMDISGLGISASEFTDKLAIDTGVLLEDGSHFVKDGENYVRINLGTQKENVIEALNRMDLFLKSL; encoded by the coding sequence ATGTATAATTTTGATGACAGACCAGATAGAGTAAGTGAAAAGTGTAGAAAGTGGGATTTAAACATTATAAGAGATAAATTTGGTAATATTAGAGAAGATTTTGTACCAATGTGGATTGCTGATATGGACTTTAAAATACCAACAGAAATAGAAAATAAATTTATTGAAGTTGTAAAAAGAGGTGTGTTTGGATATACATACTGTTATGATGAGTTTTATGATTCAGTTATTGAGTGGCAAAAAAATATGCATGAGGTAAATGTAGAAAAAGAATGGATTACATTAACTTATGGAACTGTATCAACACTTCACTACGTAGTACAAGCTTTTTGTAAAAAAGGTGATAGTATAATATTAAATACACCAGTTTATGACCCTTTTGAATCATCAGCAAAAAAACAGGGTGTAAATGTAGTTTGTAATACACTAGATGTTATAAATGATAGATATTATATAAATTTTGATAAATTAGAAATTCAAATTAAAGAAAATCAACCTAAGTTAATGATGTTTTGTACACCACATAATCCATCTGGAAGGATATGGACGATTGAAGAAATGACAAGAGTAGCAACTATATGTAAAGAAAATAATGTTATTTTGGTTGCAGATGAAGTACATGCAGAGCATATTCATTATGGAAAATTTAATTCAATACTTAAGATTGAAAAAGAGCTTTTAGAAAATGTTATTCTATTGACATCACCAAATAAAGGATTTAATCTTGGGGGATTAAAGACTTCTTATTCAATAGTTATAAATAAGGGTATAAGAGATAGATTTAGAAATAAACTAAAGCAAAATTCTATAACTTCTCCAAATGTGTTTGGAATAATAGGATTGATAACTGCTTATAATGAATGTCGTGAGTGGTTAAGTGGTGTAAATGAATATATAAAATCAAATTATGAACTTTTAGAAACGTGGGTAAATAAATATAATAAGATTAAATTGATGAAGATGGAATCATCTTATTTAGCTTGGATGGATATAAGTGGATTAGGTATAAGTGCAAGTGAATTTACAGATAAGTTGGCTATTGATACAGGGGTATTATTAGAAGATGGAAGTCATTTTGTAAAAGATGGTGAGAACTATGTCAGAATAAATTTAGGAACTCAAAAAGAAAATGTAATTGAAGCTTTAAATAGAATGGATTTATTTTTAAAGTCTTTATAA
- a CDS encoding DUF2156 domain-containing protein, translated as MFFKDIELNSKKELDPYFDLVDYEACEYCFSTLYMWQHVYKTGYYIGEDFAVLVGEYEGDSFSILPLAKKDKLPEVVDFVLEYFSKNNKKIYLRGITTEVIEFLKEKYPDRFEYIEERDLFDYIYDAESLRTLAGKKNQKKRNHINYFLKEYAGRYEAKLLDKENFDECLVLMKEWESNKEENNEFDESMDDELIGIKKIFNHYDVLKDKVKVFGVYVDGKLEAFSIGELLNKNMALIHIEKANTDIRGLYPFINQQFLVSEFKDVEFVNREEDLGIEGLRKAKLSYHPCRFVEKYSVREA; from the coding sequence ATGTTTTTCAAAGATATTGAACTAAATTCAAAAAAAGAGTTAGACCCATATTTTGATTTAGTAGATTATGAAGCTTGTGAGTACTGTTTTAGTACTTTATATATGTGGCAACATGTTTATAAGACGGGATATTATATAGGTGAAGATTTTGCTGTTTTAGTTGGTGAGTATGAAGGAGATAGTTTCTCAATATTACCACTTGCTAAAAAAGACAAACTTCCAGAAGTAGTAGATTTTGTACTTGAATATTTTTCTAAAAATAATAAAAAAATATACCTAAGAGGTATTACTACTGAAGTAATAGAATTTTTAAAAGAAAAATATCCAGATAGATTTGAGTATATAGAAGAAAGAGATTTATTTGACTATATCTATGATGCAGAAAGTTTAAGAACTCTAGCTGGCAAGAAGAATCAAAAGAAAAGAAATCATATAAATTATTTCTTAAAAGAGTATGCAGGTAGATATGAAGCCAAGTTATTAGATAAAGAAAACTTTGATGAGTGTTTAGTATTAATGAAAGAATGGGAAAGTAATAAAGAAGAAAATAATGAATTTGATGAAAGTATGGATGATGAATTAATAGGTATCAAAAAGATATTTAACCATTATGATGTATTAAAAGACAAGGTAAAAGTGTTTGGTGTCTATGTAGATGGAAAATTAGAAGCTTTTAGTATAGGAGAACTTTTAAATAAAAATATGGCATTGATTCATATAGAAAAAGCTAATACTGATATAAGAGGTCTGTACCCATTTATAAATCAGCAATTTTTAGTAAGTGAATTTAAGGATGTTGAATTTGTGAATAGAGAAGAAGATTTAGGTATTGAAGGATTGAGAAAAGCTAAACTTTCTTATCATCCTTGTAGATTTGTTGAAAAGTACAGTGTTAGGGAGGCTTAG